The DNA sequence ATAATTAATATAAACTTTAACTAACAAGGGTTTGCTCAACTCAAAAATGTAATTCTTATAAATAAACAATTTTAATTTAACCTAAAACCTGATCCCTTTTTTCAGGGATAATTTATCATATCCAAAGTAAGAGAACCACTTTAATTATGAGTGTTGAAAAATTGCTGATGACATTCTTTTCTAAACAAAAATAATAACCTAGAAAAATGATGTAGCTGTATGGTAAACTACTTTGTGATATTTTACAGGTAAGTAATATTTTTGCTCCAACTAAATAATCTAAATAATAACTTGTGTAATTTTAGTTATTGGAACATAAGTAATCCAGCTCAAGAAAACCATTAGTATTAACAAACGGAGAAACTCTGCGGAGGAAACATATTGAAGAAGAATAGTATAAGCATAATTAGAAGAATAACATGGTATTTGTATCTGTTTTCAGTACCTTTGGGTAAAATCTTAAAATATTTGAGAAAAGTTTTTCACAATCCGCAACTCCTGTCTCAAATGCCTTCAATAGTTGATTTATACGGTTGGAAAGGGTTTTTTATTTGGTTATTTGATTATGGAGATATGCCTCAGAAATGGTACGACATATGGCTTGATAAATATGAGATTAAAGCAAAAGATTATCCATATTACAAAAATAAGATTAATTCATGGAATCAAACCCCTCTTATTTCGATAATTATGCCTGTTTATAATACCAATAATGTCCACCTAAAAGAAGCAATTGAAAGTATTAGACAACAAGTTTATCCCTACTGGCAATTATGTATTGCTGACGATGCCTCTTCAGAAGATTCTGGGGTAAAAGATATATTGCGTCATTATGAAGAAGTTGACTCACGTATCAACGTTGTATTTCGCACAACTAATGGTCACATTTCTGCGGCAAGTAACTCAGCATTAGATTTAGCAAAAGGGGAATTTGTGGCACTAATGGATCATGACGATATGTTACATCCATTAGCTCTTTGGTTTTTGGCAGACTCTATCATAAAAAATCCCCAAGTAGGTTTAATTTATACGGATCATGATAAATTATCATTCACAGGAAGGCGCTGTAATCCATATTTCAAGTGTGATTTTAATCATGAAATCATGTTAGCTCATAATCTTGTTGCCCATCTGTCTTGTTATCGTCTTAGTTTACTAACTGAAATAGGAGGCTTTCGGCAAGGATTTGAGGGTTCTCAGGATTATGATCTGGCATTGAGATGTATTGAACGCCTACCAAGGGAGCATATTATTCATATTCCTTTTGTGTTATATCATTGGCGAAAAACACCTAATAGCACATCTTCCGATCCTCTCGCTAAACCTTACGCTTTTAACTCTGCCCTAAAAAGTGTCTCAGATTATCTAAAAAGGAATGATATACCGGGTAAATTAGATGCTCACCCAAAAATTATCGGTGCACATCGTCTCAAACCGGAGTTTTCAAAGCCTCACCCTTTAGTTTCTATCATAATTCCAACTCGAGATAGAGTTGACTTACTAAAACCTTGTATTGATTCAATCTGGTCTCTAACAACTTATTCTAATTACGAGATAATAATTGTTGATAATGGCAGTATAGAAACTGAAACACTTAATTTCTTCGAAAAAATACAAAAAAAAGGAATTCGCATTATTCGAGACGAAAGAGCATTCAACTATTCTCGTTTAAATAATCTTGCCGTCAAAGAAGCTAATGGTACACTCATATGCCTTCTCAATAATGATATAGAAATTATCTCTCCTGATTGGCTTGAAGAGATGGTGTTTTTTGCTCAACAATCAGACGTTGGAGTTGTTGGTGCTAAATTATGGTATCCAAATAACAAGCTACAACATGGGGGTGTAATATTGGGTTTAGGTTTACACGGAAGAGCGGGTCATGCTTTTGTTGGTTTGTCACGAGATGCGGTGGGATACATGGGGAGAGCTTCTATACAGCAAGAGCTTAGTGCCGTCACAGGTGCTTGTCAAGTAGTGCGTAAAAAGGTTTTTGAAGAAGTAAATGGTCTCGATGAATCTTTGCCTGTGGGATTTAATGATATAGATTTTTGTCTTAGGGTACGTAAGGCTGGTTATCGCAACATATGGACACCATTTGCGGAAATGTATCATCATCAATCTGCATCTCGTGGGACAGATAAGACTGTCGATAAGATTAAAAGATTTCTGCAAGAAAGTGAATTACTTAACCAACGTTGGGGAAATCTTTTACTTAATGATCCATGTTATTCCCCTAATTTAAGCCTAAAAATTAGTTATTATCTTGCTAGTCCTCCTAGATGTCATAACACACTAGATACTTCAAAGAAAAATAAATACTAGGTCAATTTTTTGAGGAGATTTAGCGAGAAATTGGATAATAACAAATCAGATGAATATCAAAATTAGTTTTTATCGTTCTTATTTAATACCATGGCGTGAAAGATGGCTATTACAACTTTTTATATCTAGGCAGATACAGATAAGGTATCGTGGTTCGGTATTAGGCTTTGCTTGGAGTTTAATAACCCCATTATTTCAATTATTGGTATATGTAGTTGTATTTCAGTATGGTTTAAGATTACGTTGGACTGCAAATGATGGGAATGGCCTAAATTTTGCATTATTCATGTTAACTGGATTAGCTGTCTTCTCATTGTTTTCTGAATGTATTGTACAAGCACCAATGTTAATTTTAGATCAACCTAATTTAGTGAAAAAAGTTCGTTTCCCAACAGAAATTCTTGCTTGGGCATTGCTTATATCGAGTGCTTTTTCTAGTGTTATCTTAATGACGCTCTTACTTTTAATTTGTTTGCTATCTGGTGTTACAACCTTTACCTTTACTTGGTTTGTACTTCCCGTTATTTGGCTACCTTTAATACCGTTAATATTAGGTATCACTTGGAGTTGTTCTGCTATTGGGGTCTATTTTCGGGATTTAAGACACATCGTTGCTCTGATTATTCCTCTGCTACAATTTTTAAGCCCTATTTTTTATCCTGTTTCAGCTCTTCCTATCAGATTTCAGAAAATTATATATTTAAACCCTTTGACTTTAATTATTGAGCAAAGTCGTCTGGTAATTTTTTCTCGGATGTGGCCTAGTTGGGAAATGTGGGGAGTTGAGTTAATCGCTTGTATGGGAATTGCTTTGTTAGGAGCTTTACTCCATTATCGTTTACGAAGAGGATTTGCTGATGTTGTCTAAACGAAGACTTATTTGTGCTCGTGGTGTAAGTAAGACCTATGAAATTTATAAGTCACCTTTTGCTCTTATTTCTCATTTGTTATGGCCTCGCCCTCACAAAGTAGAATCTTTTAATGCACTTTGTCAATTAGATTTAGATATATATTCTGGTCAGTCAATCGGCATTATCGGGCAAAACGGAGCGGGAAAATCTACTCTTTTACAACTTATTTGTGGCATACTCACGCCAACGAAGGGAAGGATAAAAATAAATGGTCGTATTGCACCTCTTTTGGAACTGGGGGCAGGTTTTAGCTCAAGATTTACTGGAAGAGAAAACATCTTTCTCAATGCGGCTTTGTTGGGTCTTTCTCGGGAGGAAACTTTTGCAAGACTTGAAGATATTATCGCTTTTGCAGATATTGGTTCTTTTATTGATCAACCCGTTCGAACATACTCTAGTGGTATGTATGTCCGTTTAGCTTTTGCGATCGCAACCAGTATTCGTCCTGATATTTTAGTCATTGACGAGGCTATTGCCGTTGGAGATGGTTCATTTGCTCGTAAATCTTTCGATCGCATTTTTCAATTGAAAGAAGAAGGAGTAACCTTGATTTTTTGCTCTCATTCATTATTTCAGGTAGAGGCTTTATGTGAAGAAGCAATATGGCTTCATCGAGGCAAAGTACAGGTACAAGGGGTTACTTCATCAGTAATTACAGAATATGAAACTTGGATGAATCAACAATCACAAACTACGACAGATTCGCCAACATCTATCAATAAAAGTATAGTACAAGGACACGCTAAATTAACCGATATTAAAGTTTTTTGTGATGGTATTATAGGCAATCGCTTCACAGCTATAAATAATTTTAGTACACTAGAAATACGGACATCTTTTCAATTTGATCCACAATTACCAACTCCAACAATTGCTGTGGCGATTTATACTGCCGATGGAAGAGTGATAACAAGTAGCTGTAGCTGGGTTGATGATGTGGTACTTGAGAGTACCCCTGAAGGAAAAGGAAATATAAGATTAACTTATCCGAATTTGCCCCTATTAAAAGGAAAGTATTCTCTTTCAATCTTTCTGATGTGTGAACGTGGTATTCATGTTTATGACTCAGCTGAATATATTGCGACAATTATTGTCAAACAGGAACATATCCTACAAGGATTGTTTACAATTCCTCATCAATGGTTTGTGAAATAAATGGCTCTATTACTTCTCCTCACGTAAATTATTGGTTAGGGTAGGCAAAGGGTAAGAAGCAAAAGGCAAAGGTAAAGGTAAATAGTTGATAATTAATAACTTCTAACTCATTGTTTCTCCCCAATCCCCCAACAATCTGACACTTACCCAATATTCTTAAAGCGAACTGAAGTTAATTCAGGTTATTTAAGGGAGATTTGTTGATAGTAAAAATTATATCTTTCTTCTAATGTTTGAAAGTTAAGATTTTTTGTCCAAAATTCAACTAAAGCATGACCAAAAGCCCAAGCATCATCTTCAGGCAAACCTTTCATATCAATGATTAAAGTCCACAAAGATAGTAAATCAAATTGCTTATTTTGCCTGTTATTATCGTTTAGTAAATTGAATAACTCATAGGCTAGTTGTAATTTGCCAATCACTACAGGTAATTGTTCTATGGGTATTTTTTCTGCTAATAAGTAGGCTAGACGAGGTGAGCCTGTGCTAAGAGTAGAAATAAATTGCAATACAGGACTTTTCAGTAGGGCTGTTAACCCTTGACTGGTTGCCATTTGAAAGGTATATTTGTCAATTATTTTGGCGGCGGTAATACTTTTTACTTCTAGGTTACGGAAAAATCTTGCCAATCTTACTTGTTTTGCAGGTGCGATCGCATCTAAAATAGTTAAAGCTAAAATATCATCATTCCAAGGTAGTCGTGGATTTTCTCCATAGTTAGCAGTTACTAGGGGAATAATTTTTTCACTGAATTGCCCAATACTTTCTTGACGATATTGCCATGCTTCCCGAATGGAAATTTCTTTAGTTTTATCTCCCGTTTGCCAATTATAAGGAGGTTGCCATTCTCGCACTGGACGGAGGCGATCGACTTGAGTCATGATAGAAATAATTGGGATTTGCTGTAAATCTTGGGGTAAATTAACCAAAAAATCTCGATCCATTTCCAAAGAAGGGTCAAGGGCAGGATTTAAAAGTAAAATAATGTCGGCACTATGGGCATAATCTAACACCTGTTGACGATATTCGGGGCGATTTACTTGCTCATAACCGGGGGTGTCAAGGAGATTGAGGGTATCCCCGTTGGCTTCCCATTGATAGGCTTTTATTTCTGTGGTGCTAGGCAAAATATCCACTTCTGCAGTGTGGGCATTGAATAAGGTATTGATTAAACTGCTTTTTCCTGCTCCTGTTCTACCTACTAATAAAATATTAACAGGTTTGCTCTCAATGGTTTCAGGTTGTTGTGCCTGAGATAAAATTGCTTGTAAAGTTTTGGTTTTAGCAGGGGGTAAAATATCCTTACCATTGGATGAATTAGTAAAAGGTAAATTATCGCCTCCATATAATAAAGCGGATTGACGGGCTAAATTTTTAAGAGCCACTTCTCTGACTGCCTGATTGAGATTAACTAATAACTCTTGATTTGCTTGATTGCTAAGAGGCTCACTTGCTAATTTTGTTGCCGCCGTTATGGGGTTAATTAACCATTGCGCCCAATTCCACAACTGTAATATTTTTCTAGCTGAAGGTTCTAAACGTCTATATATTTGATAGGCTTGATACCCTTGAGCAACGGTAATTTTGTTCAATGCAGGAGATAGCTGACTCATCCATTTATCCACGTCATCAACGGTGTTGCGAATTAATCCGTAGGCTTGAGGGATATAAATATTTAAAAGGGGATATTCTACCTCTGGATGGTAAATTTGTGCGATCGCTTCTACTAATTCCTGACATCTTTGGAAAAATAAAGAAGGATCAACCCAAATCGGCTCATCATTTCTCGTTTTTTTGATAATTTCTTGGGATACCTCTTCTAATCGTGTAATAACTTCTTGATTATCAGGAGGGAAAAATTTAGCTGAAGAAGTATTGTTTAATTCCTCCTGTGCCTGTACGATAACGTTATCAAAATCAGAATGGGATGTTTTCGTCCATTTTCCCAACAACCAACGCCACAAAACAAAAATTAAGATAAACACTCCCCATATCCAGTTAATGCCCCATTGGTGAATTTGTAACCCTGTGGCAAGGAAAAAAAAGCTAATAATTACAATGACGGGAAAAGCAAGAATGAATATTTGCCAAGATTTTAATTGAAACATTGTTACAAAATAGTGAATAGATTTCAAAAGGGCAAAGATAAATAGTTGATAATTAAGAACGAAGAATTAAAAATTAAAAGCCCCGTTCACGACCGAAGGGAGTACAAGAGCCTTCGGTGCGAACTCTCCGAACTCTGACATCTAATACCTGCCACCTGACACCTACTCTTATCCGATATTCTTAAACCGAACTGAGGTTAACTTATTACTTATTTCTATAATTCTGAGGGCAATTCTAAACAAAATTGGGCGTGAATAAGTGTTTGATAATATTTTAAAGCTATCATAATTAAAGCAAGTCTTGCTAAGGAAATATCTTTATTATTTTTTAATACTTTTCCCCAAATTCGGCAATGTTTTTCTACATCTAAAATTTTGTTAGTTAAGTTTTCTAAAGATGTTAAATAATTTATTTTATTAGCTTCTATTTTATCAATAATAATTACTAATTCTCTAATTAATTTAGATTCATAACCTTTATAAAAATTAAGAGAATTGAAATTTATATCTTGTGTTTTTTGCCAATACCAATTATTTATTTTAAAGTCTAAATTATTGAGTTGAATTAGATTTTGTTTATGGGCAGATGTTAAAATTGAACAGCAACGAGCATGAGTATAATAGTAAATAAATTTAGGTTTTTTTTCTGTTTTATCAACCTTATTTTTCTGCTTTATTATATTGATTTTTGTTACTATACTCAAATTATTTAACCATTGATTTAAGAGGCGTGCTGTGCAGTAGATACCTTCGGGATCGCACACTGATATTTCTAACCAATGGGAAGAATTAATTTTTAATTTAAAATCTCCATAACTATAATTTTCTTCAAACAAAATCAACAATTTTTGAGTCAATAAACTTCTTAATTGTGGAGAATTGATTTTCAACTGTTCAAAAATAGGAGTTTTATACACAAAACTATCAGTATCTGTGCTTAATTGAAGAGATAAATTAGACAATGATAATTGAGAATGAAGATTATTAATATCAATGGCTTTAATTAAATTGATTAAAAAACTTTTTACCACATAATTAAGAGAATATTGTTCTAACTGCATTGACTGATAAATGATTAATTGGGAGTTGATGAAAAAGTGATGTCACTAAAAGTAGGCAAAGGGTAAAGAAAAGCAATTAATTAACAATTGTAAGAATGAACTTCTCCCCAATTCCCCAACACCCTAAGCCCTTATTTTCCTCGCTCATTACCATATAAAATGTAAAAACCACCCTAGAATTTAATCCAGAGCAGTTTTTAGATGTATTCTTATTGAGTAAAAAATTACCCTAAATTGATTAATTTGGAAAATTAACTAACTAATTAATTTTAATTAAAATTAGATTATAAAGAAGAACCTAGCCCTGCATAAGCACCATAAAAGAAAAGTGCTACTACAGCTAAAACACCCATACCAGCAACTGTACCCACAATCCATAAGGGAATTCTTGCATCTCCCATGACTAAACCTCCTAAATTTTGATTAATTTTTAGTTGAAGAAATAACTAGAGAATAACACGCCAAGTACGGCAATAAGTAAAAGCCCTAAATAAAGGGATGTACGGTTTAATTCGACTGGCTGTCTGTTTGGATTTTGATTTCTGTCCATTAATAAACTCCTATCGTTGAATAAATTGCATTGCAGTAATTGCACCGATAAAGAAGACACTAGGCACAGCTAAAGTGTGTACAGCTAACCATCTTACGGTGAAAATAGGATAAGATACAGGTTGATTAGGATTATTACTTGTCATTTTATTTACCTTTTTAATGAATCTTCACTAACTATTTATTAAATTGTTCGATTTGATTTTTCGCTTCATAGCGATCATTAATAATGGGTAACTCTTGACGGGTTTGGGTAAAATACTCATCAGGGCGAGGAGTGCCAAAAACGTCGTAAGCTAAACCAGTACTTACAAATAACCAACCAGCAATAAACAGCATAGGAATAGTGATGCTATGGATAACCCAATAGCGTACACTGGTTACTATATCGGAAAACGGACGCTCACCAGTAGTTCCAGCCATAGTTAAAGTTTGCCTCCTAAATTTTGATTGTTAACTAATTTACAACATTGAGAGCTTAAGTAGCACTTGATTGACTAACATCAGCACTCTGAGTATTATATTTTAACAGAACACCACGCTCTCCTAAAATAAAACCTTTATTCTCACCCACAAAAACAATTTTGTAGAGGTTTGATGGTACTGACTCTATTTCTCTGTCTTTGAACCAAGATTGTCCATTATCTTTACTCAATAAGAGATTTCCACTACCCCCTGCTAACCAAATTTGTTCTTGATTTTGCACGGTTAAATCCAAAAAGCCCCAACTGGTAGCATATTCAGGAGTAATTGCTTCTTCCCATTCCTCAAAATTATTAGGTTGACTGAATTGTATTTGTCCTCCTCTTGCAATCAACCAGAGGCGATCGCCCCCATCAAGAAAACCCATATTTTGTAAGCGTCGAGAAGATGTACGTTGATGAGGAGTCCATTCAGTATCTCCCGGTTGCCATGTAGAATAGAAATTACCTCTGGCACTAACTGCAACATATTTTCCATCTTCAGAGCGGGTAATACTACGGGCAACACCGACTGCACCTTCTACTAGGGCTTTCCAAGTCTTACCACCATCGGTAGTTTTGTAAATAGCACCTAAATTTGTTACCATCTCGGCAGTTTGGTCATCAAGAGCGGTAATATCATAGGGAGAGCCGGGTAATTTTTCACTCAAAGGTATTCTTTCCCAAGTTTCTCCTCCATTGTTTGTATGGAGAAGTACAGAAGGCATACCTGTAATCCAACCTTCATTGTCATAAAAGCTAACACCAGTGAAATTAACTTTTTCTTCCCCTAAATCGATAATTTTTTGTTGCCAATTATCACCGCCATCTTTTGTTTCAAACAAAGTTGCTCTTGTACCCACTAACCAACCATGATTGTAGTCGTTAGTAAAGTCTATATCTGCAAAAGTCGATTCTGCATCCAAAGAGATTAATTGCCAAGGATTATAACTAAGAGAAGGCAAAAAAGCACAACTTACACACAAAAAGCCAATTAGTATAGATACTAAAAATGGTTTTAATTTATTTAAAAATAATTTCATTTGTATTCCCAACAATAAAAATTAATGGACTAATCAGAGAAAAATCTAGTTCAATCCATATAAGCTAAGGAAAAATAAAACTCCCAAAGCTAAAGCACTAAAAATAAGTAAATTTTTCTGCCCCGGAGTTAAGCGATTAACACCAAAGCCATAATCTAGGTTTTCCGCAAATCCTGAAGGAGCGTCAATTGCACCTATATTTACAAATACAGTTCTACTTGCACCACACACAGGACATCGCCAGTTACTAGGTAAGTCCGTGAATAGAGTTCCCGGAGGGATATTGGTTTTACTATCACCTTTAGAAGGCACATAGGTATATCCACAAGAACGACACTCGTAGCTCGATGGTGCTTGTTCGGCTAGGGTTTTTTCTTTACCTGCTTCACTCATGATTTAATTTGTCAAAGCAAATCTTAAAAGTTCTTTAAGAATTATTACATAAAAACCCTCACTCCGCAGATTATTTTCAGAAAAGGGCAAGGGTAAATAGTGAATAGTAAATAATTATTAATTATTAATAACTTCTAACTTTTAACTCCGAACTCCGAACCCCGAACCCCATTCAGGTTAATTATTAATGGTGAGACAAGCCTTGATAAATCCTAAAAATAAAGGATGAGGTTGACTGGGGCGAGATTTGAACTCTGGATGGAATTGAGAAGCGATGAAAAAAGGATGATTTGGTAATTCAATAATTTCCACTAATCTACCATCGGGAGAAGTTCCACTTATTTTGTAACCAGTTTCTAAGAATTGATTACGGTAAGCATTGTTAAATTCATAGCGATGACGATGACGCTCGTAAATGACTTCATCTTGATAAAGGGTATGAGCAAGGGTTTCTGGCACTAAACGGCAGGGATAAACTCCTAAGCGCATTGTACCGCCTAAATCCACCACATCTTCTTGCTCAGGCAATAAATTAATTACTGCATCAGGGGTATTTTCATCAAATTCGGCACTATTTGCTTTTTCTAAATGGGCGACATTCCTTGCCCACTCGATAACGCTACATTGCATCCCTAAACATAAGCCGAGGAAAGGAATTTTATTTTCTCTGGCATATTGAATGGCTTTGACTTTACCGTCAACTCCTCGATTTCCGAAGCCACCCGGTACTAAAATACCATCGGCATTACTCAGATATTTTTCCGCCCCTTGCGTTTCGATATTCTCCGCATCTACCCAAGTTAATTCCACTTCTGTTTCTGAGTCAATCCCCGCATGAGTTAAGGCTTCTACTACCGATAAATAAGCATCACTTAATTGTATGTATTTACCAACAATCGCAATTTGTAACTTATGAAGAGGCGATCGCATCTTTTCCACTAAAACTTCCCATTTACCTAAATCTGGGGTGCGATTAGATAGATTTAATAATTTTAATACCTCTTCTGCTAACCCTTCTTTTTCCAAAATCAAAGGAACTTCATAAATGCTACTGGCATCGGAAGAAGTAATCACCGCTTTACTAGGGACATCACAAAATTCAGCAATTTTATCTTTAATATGGTTAGGAATAGTGCGATGACAACGGCAAACTAAAACATCAGGTTGAATGCCCAATGAGCGTAATTCTTTCACCGAGTGCTGAGTAGGTTTTGTCTTTAACTCTCCTGCGGCGGGAATCCACGGAATTAAAGTAACGTGCATATAAATCACATTATCCCTACCTACATCCTTGCGAAATTGACGAATTGCTTCAAGAAAGGGTAAAGATTCGATGTCACCAACAGTACCACCTATTTCGGTGATTACCACATCTGGGCTATTATTTTTTGCTACTCGATGGATTCTATCTTTAATTTCGTTGGTGATATGAGGTATAACTTGTACTGTTGCCCCCTGATATATTCCTCTTCTTTCCTTATTGATTACAGCCTGATAAATTGAGCCAGTGGTAACACTATTAAATCTCGAACTAGAAGTATCAGTAAAACGCTCATAATGTCCTAAATCTAAATCAGTTTCTGCACCATCATCAGTCACAAAAACCTCACCATGTTGATAAGGACTCATTGTACCCGGATCGACGTTAATATAAGGATCTAATTTAACAATAGACACAGAATAATCACGAGATTTTAATAAGCGCCCTAAACTAGCGGCAACAATACCTTTACCGATACTAGAGACAACCCCTCCCGTGATAAAGACAAACTTAGTCATAAATTTTAGTTATTCATAAAGCATAATCATAGATATAGATAGTTTATCAACGAAGGGGATTGGGGGAAATAAGTAACCTCAGTTCGGTTTAAGAATATCGGGTAAGAGTTCGGGGAGTTCGCTGCGCTCGTACACTCCTTTCTGTCGTGAACGGAGTTCGGAGTTATGAAAGAGGTTTCAGGTTTCAGGTGCTAGGGTGTTAGGGTATTAGGGAGAAACAAGTAATGAATAATGAGTTAAGAGTTAGAAGTTATTAATTATTAATTATTAATTATCAACTATTTGCCCTTTACCTTTTTAAAAATCAATAGCGGTAATCACAACTATCTTTCAGGCTATATAAAACTCTCTCCTTTTCCGCAATCATCATTTGGGCAAAAGAAGGATAACGATTTGCACCGGGTAACTCATTGCCGAAAAACCATGCTTCCCATTCTCCATCATCAGTAACTACTTGGGGATTTAATAAATATATTGCTGAGTCAATTAATGGGCTTAAAGCCAAAGCACTACATAAATATTCTGTTCTC is a window from the Cyanobacterium sp. Dongsha4 genome containing:
- a CDS encoding glycosyltransferase family 2 protein yields the protein MPSIVDLYGWKGFFIWLFDYGDMPQKWYDIWLDKYEIKAKDYPYYKNKINSWNQTPLISIIMPVYNTNNVHLKEAIESIRQQVYPYWQLCIADDASSEDSGVKDILRHYEEVDSRINVVFRTTNGHISAASNSALDLAKGEFVALMDHDDMLHPLALWFLADSIIKNPQVGLIYTDHDKLSFTGRRCNPYFKCDFNHEIMLAHNLVAHLSCYRLSLLTEIGGFRQGFEGSQDYDLALRCIERLPREHIIHIPFVLYHWRKTPNSTSSDPLAKPYAFNSALKSVSDYLKRNDIPGKLDAHPKIIGAHRLKPEFSKPHPLVSIIIPTRDRVDLLKPCIDSIWSLTTYSNYEIIIVDNGSIETETLNFFEKIQKKGIRIIRDERAFNYSRLNNLAVKEANGTLICLLNNDIEIISPDWLEEMVFFAQQSDVGVVGAKLWYPNNKLQHGGVILGLGLHGRAGHAFVGLSRDAVGYMGRASIQQELSAVTGACQVVRKKVFEEVNGLDESLPVGFNDIDFCLRVRKAGYRNIWTPFAEMYHHQSASRGTDKTVDKIKRFLQESELLNQRWGNLLLNDPCYSPNLSLKISYYLASPPRCHNTLDTSKKNKY
- a CDS encoding ABC transporter permease, which translates into the protein MNIKISFYRSYLIPWRERWLLQLFISRQIQIRYRGSVLGFAWSLITPLFQLLVYVVVFQYGLRLRWTANDGNGLNFALFMLTGLAVFSLFSECIVQAPMLILDQPNLVKKVRFPTEILAWALLISSAFSSVILMTLLLLICLLSGVTTFTFTWFVLPVIWLPLIPLILGITWSCSAIGVYFRDLRHIVALIIPLLQFLSPIFYPVSALPIRFQKIIYLNPLTLIIEQSRLVIFSRMWPSWEMWGVELIACMGIALLGALLHYRLRRGFADVV
- a CDS encoding ABC transporter ATP-binding protein; its protein translation is MLSKRRLICARGVSKTYEIYKSPFALISHLLWPRPHKVESFNALCQLDLDIYSGQSIGIIGQNGAGKSTLLQLICGILTPTKGRIKINGRIAPLLELGAGFSSRFTGRENIFLNAALLGLSREETFARLEDIIAFADIGSFIDQPVRTYSSGMYVRLAFAIATSIRPDILVIDEAIAVGDGSFARKSFDRIFQLKEEGVTLIFCSHSLFQVEALCEEAIWLHRGKVQVQGVTSSVITEYETWMNQQSQTTTDSPTSINKSIVQGHAKLTDIKVFCDGIIGNRFTAINNFSTLEIRTSFQFDPQLPTPTIAVAIYTADGRVITSSCSWVDDVVLESTPEGKGNIRLTYPNLPLLKGKYSLSIFLMCERGIHVYDSAEYIATIIVKQEHILQGLFTIPHQWFVK
- a CDS encoding GTPase, yielding MFQLKSWQIFILAFPVIVIISFFFLATGLQIHQWGINWIWGVFILIFVLWRWLLGKWTKTSHSDFDNVIVQAQEELNNTSSAKFFPPDNQEVITRLEEVSQEIIKKTRNDEPIWVDPSLFFQRCQELVEAIAQIYHPEVEYPLLNIYIPQAYGLIRNTVDDVDKWMSQLSPALNKITVAQGYQAYQIYRRLEPSARKILQLWNWAQWLINPITAATKLASEPLSNQANQELLVNLNQAVREVALKNLARQSALLYGGDNLPFTNSSNGKDILPPAKTKTLQAILSQAQQPETIESKPVNILLVGRTGAGKSSLINTLFNAHTAEVDILPSTTEIKAYQWEANGDTLNLLDTPGYEQVNRPEYRQQVLDYAHSADIILLLNPALDPSLEMDRDFLVNLPQDLQQIPIISIMTQVDRLRPVREWQPPYNWQTGDKTKEISIREAWQYRQESIGQFSEKIIPLVTANYGENPRLPWNDDILALTILDAIAPAKQVRLARFFRNLEVKSITAAKIIDKYTFQMATSQGLTALLKSPVLQFISTLSTGSPRLAYLLAEKIPIEQLPVVIGKLQLAYELFNLLNDNNRQNKQFDLLSLWTLIIDMKGLPEDDAWAFGHALVEFWTKNLNFQTLEERYNFYYQQISLK
- a CDS encoding photosystem II reaction center protein J — protein: MGDARIPLWIVGTVAGMGVLAVVALFFYGAYAGLGSSL
- a CDS encoding photosystem II reaction center protein L, whose translation is MDRNQNPNRQPVELNRTSLYLGLLLIAVLGVLFSSYFFN
- the psbF gene encoding cytochrome b559 subunit beta — protein: MTSNNPNQPVSYPIFTVRWLAVHTLAVPSVFFIGAITAMQFIQR
- the psbE gene encoding cytochrome b559 subunit alpha yields the protein MAGTTGERPFSDIVTSVRYWVIHSITIPMLFIAGWLFVSTGLAYDVFGTPRPDEYFTQTRQELPIINDRYEAKNQIEQFNK
- a CDS encoding photosynthesis system II assembly factor Ycf48, producing the protein MKLFLNKLKPFLVSILIGFLCVSCAFLPSLSYNPWQLISLDAESTFADIDFTNDYNHGWLVGTRATLFETKDGGDNWQQKIIDLGEEKVNFTGVSFYDNEGWITGMPSVLLHTNNGGETWERIPLSEKLPGSPYDITALDDQTAEMVTNLGAIYKTTDGGKTWKALVEGAVGVARSITRSEDGKYVAVSARGNFYSTWQPGDTEWTPHQRTSSRRLQNMGFLDGGDRLWLIARGGQIQFSQPNNFEEWEEAITPEYATSWGFLDLTVQNQEQIWLAGGSGNLLLSKDNGQSWFKDREIESVPSNLYKIVFVGENKGFILGERGVLLKYNTQSADVSQSSAT
- a CDS encoding rubredoxin, with product MSEAGKEKTLAEQAPSSYECRSCGYTYVPSKGDSKTNIPPGTLFTDLPSNWRCPVCGASRTVFVNIGAIDAPSGFAENLDYGFGVNRLTPGQKNLLIFSALALGVLFFLSLYGLN